A single window of Paracoccus albus DNA harbors:
- a CDS encoding Mth938-like domain-containing protein, translated as MKLTEVQFPSGAKPIDGYGPGFFRVGGTVHQGGIVASPSGVAGWSGLDDRAPLKSLSGQVDVLLLGMGADIAIPPRDLLDALQQDGLMAEAMSSPSAARSYNVLLAEGRRVACALLPL; from the coding sequence ATGAAACTGACCGAGGTTCAGTTCCCGTCCGGCGCAAAGCCTATCGACGGTTACGGACCCGGCTTCTTCCGCGTGGGCGGTACGGTGCATCAGGGTGGTATCGTCGCATCGCCAAGCGGTGTTGCTGGCTGGTCGGGACTGGATGATCGTGCGCCGCTGAAATCGCTTTCGGGGCAGGTCGATGTTCTGCTGCTGGGCATGGGCGCGGATATCGCGATCCCGCCGCGCGATCTGCTGGACGCGTTACAGCAGGATGGCCTGATGGCCGAGGCCATGTCATCTCCCTCAGCCGCACGCAGCTATAACGTCCTGTTGGCAGAGGGGCGGCGCGTCGCCTGTGCGCTGCTGCCCTTATGA
- the ccmA gene encoding heme ABC exporter ATP-binding protein CcmA: MSLLSVQELAVARGGLWAVEGVSFSINPGRALILRGPNGIGKTTLLRCVAGLQPSVAGRIACEAESIAYAAHADGLKAALTVSANLRFWADIFGQPDIAPALTAMNLRDLAGRAAGSLSAGQKRRLGLARLLVTGRPIWVLDEPTVSLDADSVALFVAAVRHHLKGGGAALIATHIDLHLPEADVLDLTPYRAKADTPRAISAGFNEAFA, encoded by the coding sequence ATGAGTTTGCTCTCGGTCCAAGAACTCGCCGTAGCGCGCGGCGGGTTGTGGGCGGTCGAGGGTGTTTCCTTTTCAATTAATCCGGGAAGAGCGCTGATCCTGCGTGGTCCCAACGGTATCGGCAAAACGACACTGTTGCGCTGCGTCGCGGGGCTGCAACCGTCGGTCGCCGGGCGAATAGCGTGTGAAGCAGAGAGCATCGCCTATGCGGCCCATGCGGACGGTCTGAAAGCTGCGCTGACGGTGTCGGCCAACCTGCGTTTCTGGGCCGACATCTTCGGCCAGCCGGACATCGCACCCGCCCTGACAGCGATGAATCTGCGCGATCTGGCAGGGCGCGCGGCGGGCAGCCTTTCGGCGGGACAGAAACGGCGGCTTGGGCTCGCGCGGCTTCTTGTCACGGGCCGCCCGATCTGGGTTCTGGATGAACCGACGGTTTCGCTGGATGCGGATTCTGTCGCGCTGTTCGTGGCTGCGGTTCGCCATCATCTGAAAGGCGGGGGCGCAGCGCTGATCGCGACGCATATCGACCTGCATCTGCCAGAGGCGGATGTTCTCGATCTGACGCCATACCGCGCAAAAGCCGATACGCCGCGCGCCATTTCTGCCGGCTTCAATGAGGCTTTTGCGTGA
- the ccmB gene encoding heme exporter protein CcmB — MIALLMRDLTLATRAGGGFGLGLGFFLILCTLVPFGVGPEGETLSRIAPGILWVGALLACLLSLDRIFALDYEDGSLDLLATAPIPLEGAVLAKAAAHWITSALPLVVAAPLFGLLLQLPRQAVIPLLLSLLIGTPALSMLGAFGAALTVGLRRGGLLLSLLVLPLYVPTLIFGAEATRRGASGMEFTTPLIFLAAITLLTLALIPFAAAAALRINLR; from the coding sequence GTGATCGCCCTGCTGATGCGCGATCTCACGCTTGCAACACGTGCTGGCGGTGGCTTTGGCCTCGGTCTCGGCTTTTTCCTGATCCTCTGCACGTTGGTGCCCTTCGGCGTCGGCCCCGAAGGCGAAACCCTGTCAAGGATCGCGCCCGGCATTCTTTGGGTCGGTGCCCTGCTGGCCTGCCTGCTGTCGCTCGACCGTATATTCGCATTGGATTACGAAGACGGCTCTCTCGATCTTCTGGCAACGGCGCCGATCCCGCTGGAGGGGGCAGTGCTGGCCAAAGCCGCCGCGCATTGGATAACGTCGGCCCTTCCTCTGGTCGTGGCCGCGCCACTGTTCGGCCTCCTGCTTCAATTGCCGCGGCAAGCCGTCATTCCGCTGCTGCTGTCGCTGCTGATCGGCACACCGGCGCTGTCGATGCTCGGCGCTTTTGGCGCTGCCCTGACCGTCGGTCTGCGCCGGGGCGGCCTGCTGCTGTCGCTGCTGGTCCTGCCACTTTATGTCCCGACGCTGATTTTCGGGGCAGAGGCAACGCGGCGCGGTGCATCGGGGATGGAATTTACGACGCCGCTGATTTTCCTTGCCGCGATCACTTTGCTGACGCTGGCGCTGATCCCCTTCGCCGCGGCTGCGGCATTACGTATCAACCTGCGGTAA
- a CDS encoding heme ABC transporter permease has product MSIWEYANPVKFMKTSGRVLPWVVGGAALFTVTGLIWGFLTPPDYRQGASVKIMFLHVPAAMMAINIWLMMLVASLIWIIRRHHVSALAAKAAAPIGAVMTVIALVTGAAWGQPTWGTWWEWDPRLTSFLVLFLFYVGYIALWEAVENPDSAADLTGVLCLVGSVFALLSRYAAMFWNQGLHQGASLSVAPGERMSEIYRYPLYLCMIGFFLLFLALLLIRTRTEIRIRRTAALQARETRL; this is encoded by the coding sequence ATGTCGATCTGGGAATATGCCAACCCCGTCAAGTTCATGAAAACCTCGGGCAGGGTGTTGCCTTGGGTCGTGGGTGGTGCTGCGCTTTTCACCGTGACCGGACTGATCTGGGGCTTTCTGACACCGCCCGATTACCGGCAGGGGGCATCGGTCAAGATCATGTTCCTGCATGTGCCAGCCGCGATGATGGCGATTAACATATGGCTGATGATGCTCGTCGCCTCGTTGATCTGGATCATCCGCCGTCACCATGTCAGCGCATTGGCTGCCAAGGCCGCCGCCCCGATCGGTGCGGTCATGACCGTAATTGCCCTTGTCACCGGCGCGGCATGGGGCCAGCCGACCTGGGGCACATGGTGGGAATGGGACCCGCGCCTGACCAGCTTCCTGGTGCTGTTCCTCTTCTATGTCGGCTATATCGCGCTGTGGGAGGCCGTCGAAAACCCCGACAGCGCCGCCGATCTGACCGGGGTGCTTTGCCTCGTCGGTTCGGTCTTCGCGCTGCTGTCGCGCTATGCGGCGATGTTCTGGAATCAGGGGTTGCATCAGGGAGCGTCCCTCTCTGTGGCCCCCGGCGAAAGGATGAGCGAGATCTACCGCTACCCTCTCTACCTCTGCATGATCGGGTTCTTTTTGCTGTTCCTCGCCCTGCTGCTGATCCGCACCCGAACCGAAATCCGCATCCGCCGCACCGCCGCCCTGCAAGCCAGAGAAACCCGCCTATGA
- the ccmD gene encoding heme exporter protein CcmD, which translates to MIELGKYAVPVALSYGVGLTLLALLIWQSIARNTRARRALEQQEGRQNAR; encoded by the coding sequence ATGATTGAACTTGGTAAATATGCCGTTCCGGTGGCGCTGTCATACGGCGTCGGTCTGACGCTTCTGGCGCTGCTGATCTGGCAAAGCATTGCCCGCAATACCCGTGCCCGTCGTGCACTTGAACAGCAGGAGGGCCGACAGAATGCGCGTTAA
- a CDS encoding DsbE family thiol:disulfide interchange protein, producing MRVKPLMLIPPVVFLGLALLFLWGMGRDDPDGLPSTLIGREAPPLPETTLPDNTQLTGDMLREPGVKLVNFWASWCPPCRAEHPTLTELSERLPVYGVDLKDNEADALRFLAEDGNPFHAIATDPRGRAAIDWGVTAPPETFIINGAGEILYRHAGPLIREDYTNRFLPELEKALAAEPR from the coding sequence ATGCGCGTTAAACCTCTGATGCTGATCCCGCCGGTGGTGTTTCTGGGGCTGGCTTTGCTGTTCCTGTGGGGGATGGGCCGCGACGATCCCGATGGCCTGCCCTCGACCCTGATCGGGCGAGAGGCACCGCCGCTGCCGGAAACGACCCTGCCGGACAATACCCAGCTGACCGGCGACATGCTGCGCGAACCGGGCGTGAAGCTGGTGAATTTCTGGGCAAGCTGGTGCCCGCCTTGCCGGGCCGAGCATCCGACGCTGACCGAATTGTCCGAACGGTTGCCGGTCTATGGCGTCGATCTGAAGGATAACGAAGCCGACGCCTTGCGCTTTCTGGCAGAGGACGGCAACCCGTTTCACGCCATCGCCACCGATCCGCGCGGTCGCGCCGCGATTGACTGGGGCGTCACTGCCCCGCCCGAGACCTTTATTATTAACGGTGCAGGAGAGATCCTTTACCGCCACGCCGGCCCCTTGATCCGCGAAGATTACACCAACCGCTTCCTGCCCGAACTGGAAAAGGCACTCGCCGCCGAACCCCGCTGA
- a CDS encoding cupin domain-containing protein: MRSPSVALFVAMGWYFRRGPEKAESIMVKTQKITQSEWERFPDTWRGSLTGERMGTDITLAFYETDEIGKGPVLHTHPYAETFVVLDGNGRYQVGDQVIDAVAGDVLIGPPDVPHKFWNLGPGRLRTVDVHHSPVWIQDDLE; this comes from the coding sequence ATGCGCTCGCCCTCTGTTGCGCTTTTCGTCGCGATGGGTTGGTATTTCCGGCGAGGGCCGGAAAAAGCGGAGAGCATCATGGTCAAGACCCAGAAAATCACCCAGTCTGAATGGGAACGCTTTCCCGATACATGGCGTGGCAGCCTCACCGGAGAGCGGATGGGGACAGATATCACGCTCGCCTTCTATGAGACCGACGAGATCGGCAAGGGGCCAGTGCTGCACACGCACCCCTATGCCGAGACGTTTGTCGTGCTGGATGGCAATGGCCGCTATCAGGTCGGCGATCAGGTGATTGATGCGGTGGCGGGTGATGTGCTGATCGGGCCGCCGGATGTGCCGCATAAGTTCTGGAACCTCGGGCCGGGAAGGCTGCGGACGGTGGATGTCCATCACAGCCCGGTCTGGATTCAGGACGATCTGGAATAG
- a CDS encoding LysE family translocator — protein MPSFELLSAFVVATAVFAYMPGPAMLYTAAQTMARGRKAGWLAALGIHIGGYAHVAAAALGLAILFEAVPILYTLLKFAGAAYLIWLGVKLFFSRDNITMSVLEVDAKSPKRAFWESVTVEVLNPKTAIFYVAFLPQFTDLSATFPIWLQLFILGTIVNLMFSSADVIAVVLADKVSSALRRSATAAKVARRIGGSILVGLGVNVAASRQ, from the coding sequence ATGCCATCTTTTGAACTCTTGTCTGCCTTCGTGGTCGCGACAGCCGTTTTTGCCTACATGCCCGGTCCGGCAATGCTTTACACGGCCGCTCAGACGATGGCACGCGGCCGCAAAGCGGGTTGGTTGGCCGCACTTGGGATACACATTGGGGGGTACGCCCATGTGGCTGCAGCGGCTCTTGGCCTGGCGATTCTGTTTGAAGCCGTTCCCATCTTGTACACATTGTTGAAGTTTGCAGGTGCCGCATATCTGATCTGGCTCGGCGTGAAGCTCTTCTTTTCGCGGGACAATATTACGATGTCAGTTTTGGAAGTGGATGCAAAGTCGCCAAAGCGGGCATTCTGGGAAAGTGTCACAGTGGAGGTCTTGAACCCGAAAACAGCCATCTTCTATGTGGCCTTCCTTCCTCAGTTCACCGATTTGAGCGCTACTTTTCCGATCTGGCTGCAACTGTTCATTTTGGGGACGATCGTCAACCTCATGTTTTCGAGCGCCGACGTCATCGCGGTCGTATTGGCCGACAAGGTGTCTTCGGCACTTCGCCGTTCTGCAACAGCTGCGAAGGTTGCGCGCCGAATCGGTGGGAGCATTCTGGTGGGGCTTGGGGTGAACGTCGCTGCTTCTCGGCAATAA
- a CDS encoding ATP-dependent helicase: MMDDDPFEAAERKLSLSQRAMGMPSGPPPYLDGLNDAQRQAVEALDGPVLMLAGAGTGKTRALTTRIAHIIATARAHPGQILAVTFTNKAAREMRDRIGRLLGDAIEGMPWLGTFHSVSVKILRRHAELIGAGDFHLKPTFTILDTDDQIRLLKQLIAAENIDEKRWPARQLAGMIDGWKNRALTPDKVSHNEGAAYDGKGVQLYRAYQQRLLALNAVDFGDLLLHCVTLFQAHPDILKQWQNRFRYILVDEYQDTNVAQYLWLRLLAQAHRNICCVGDDDQSIYGWRGAEVGNILRFEKDFPGAQIIRLEQNYRSTPQILGAASGLIAANKGRLGKTLWTDAQDGLQVRLIGHWDSEAEARWIGEEIEDFHSGTRRSVGKHDLNDVAILVRASHQMRAFEDRFLTIGLSYRVIGGPRFYERQEIRDAMAYFRLAVSPTDDLAFERVVNTPKRGLGDKAVKTIQQEARDLGEPLLIGAQSVIANGLLGGKGAANLREFVDAMGRFHADALDSTANHVELAERILDETGYTAMWQNDKSPDAPGRLENLKELVKALEEFDNLQGFLEHVALVMDRDNDEAQDAVSIMTLHAAKGLEYPIVFLPGWEDGLFPSQRSMDESGMKGLEEERRLAYVGLTRAEKLATISFTGNRRMYGQWQSSLPSRFIDELPEEHIEVLTAPGLYGQGYGAAAVAAGSGDFGASMHSRAANADVYNSPGWKRMAERGDQRAKPRTPAAVVIDAEAVGFSVGDRVTHPKFGEGSIMGIAEDTLTIQFEAGFKNVKAGYVQPMGAEDDVPF; the protein is encoded by the coding sequence ATGATGGATGACGATCCCTTCGAAGCGGCCGAGCGCAAGCTGAGCCTGTCGCAACGCGCCATGGGCATGCCCTCTGGCCCGCCGCCCTATCTGGACGGGCTGAATGATGCCCAACGTCAGGCGGTGGAGGCTTTGGATGGCCCGGTCCTGATGCTGGCGGGTGCGGGCACCGGCAAGACGCGTGCTCTGACAACGCGAATCGCGCATATCATTGCGACGGCGCGTGCGCATCCCGGACAGATCCTGGCCGTGACCTTCACCAACAAGGCCGCGCGGGAAATGCGCGACCGGATCGGGCGGCTACTGGGGGATGCGATTGAAGGGATGCCGTGGCTGGGGACATTTCACAGCGTTTCGGTGAAGATCCTGCGCCGCCATGCCGAGTTGATCGGCGCGGGCGATTTTCATCTGAAACCGACCTTCACGATTCTGGATACCGACGACCAGATCCGCCTTTTGAAACAGTTGATCGCGGCGGAAAACATCGACGAAAAGCGGTGGCCGGCCCGCCAGCTTGCCGGGATGATCGACGGCTGGAAAAACCGCGCGCTGACGCCCGACAAGGTCAGCCATAATGAAGGTGCTGCCTATGACGGCAAGGGCGTGCAGCTTTACCGCGCCTATCAGCAGCGCCTTCTGGCGCTGAACGCGGTCGATTTCGGCGATCTGCTGCTGCATTGCGTGACACTGTTTCAGGCCCATCCGGATATCCTGAAACAATGGCAGAACCGCTTCCGCTATATCCTCGTGGACGAATATCAGGACACCAATGTCGCGCAATATCTGTGGCTGCGGCTGCTCGCGCAGGCCCATCGCAATATCTGCTGCGTGGGCGATGATGACCAGTCGATCTATGGTTGGCGCGGGGCAGAAGTCGGCAATATCCTGCGCTTCGAAAAAGATTTCCCCGGCGCTCAGATCATCCGGCTGGAACAGAATTACCGGTCCACCCCGCAGATTCTTGGGGCGGCTTCGGGGCTGATTGCCGCCAATAAGGGCAGGCTTGGCAAGACGCTGTGGACCGATGCGCAGGACGGCTTGCAGGTCCGGCTGATCGGGCATTGGGACAGCGAGGCAGAGGCCCGCTGGATCGGCGAAGAGATCGAGGATTTCCACTCCGGCACGCGGCGCAGCGTCGGCAAGCACGATCTGAACGACGTGGCGATCCTTGTCCGCGCCAGCCATCAGATGCGGGCGTTCGAGGATCGCTTCCTGACCATCGGCCTGTCCTATCGCGTGATCGGCGGCCCGCGTTTCTATGAGCGGCAGGAAATCCGCGATGCGATGGCTTATTTCCGGCTGGCGGTCTCCCCCACCGACGATCTGGCCTTTGAGCGGGTAGTGAATACGCCGAAGCGCGGGCTCGGCGACAAGGCGGTCAAGACGATCCAGCAAGAGGCCCGCGATCTGGGCGAGCCGCTGCTGATCGGCGCGCAATCGGTGATTGCCAACGGTCTTCTGGGCGGCAAGGGTGCTGCCAATCTGCGCGAATTCGTCGATGCGATGGGGCGCTTTCATGCCGACGCATTGGATTCGACGGCCAACCATGTCGAACTGGCCGAGCGCATTCTGGATGAAACCGGCTATACCGCCATGTGGCAGAATGACAAATCGCCCGATGCGCCGGGGCGGCTGGAAAACCTCAAGGAACTGGTCAAGGCGCTTGAGGAATTCGACAATCTTCAGGGCTTTCTGGAACATGTCGCATTGGTCATGGACCGCGACAATGACGAGGCACAGGATGCCGTCTCCATCATGACGCTGCACGCCGCGAAAGGGCTGGAATATCCCATCGTCTTTCTGCCGGGATGGGAAGACGGTCTGTTCCCCAGCCAACGCAGCATGGATGAAAGCGGCATGAAGGGGCTGGAGGAGGAACGGCGTCTTGCCTATGTCGGCCTCACCCGGGCCGAGAAGCTGGCGACGATCAGTTTCACCGGCAACCGGCGGATGTATGGGCAATGGCAGTCATCCCTGCCCTCGCGTTTCATCGACGAACTGCCCGAGGAACATATCGAAGTCCTGACCGCGCCGGGCCTTTACGGGCAAGGTTATGGCGCGGCTGCAGTGGCCGCAGGCTCAGGCGATTTCGGGGCGTCCATGCACAGCCGGGCCGCCAATGCCGATGTCTATAACTCCCCCGGCTGGAAGCGCATGGCAGAACGCGGCGACCAACGCGCCAAGCCCCGCACCCCCGCCGCCGTGGTCATCGACGCCGAGGCCGTGGGCTTTTCCGTCGGCGACCGCGTGACCCACCCGAAATTCGGCGAGGGCAGCATCATGGGCATCGCCGAAGACACGCTGACAATCCAGTTCGAGGCCGGTTTCAAGAATGTGAAGGCAGGCTATGTGCAGCCCATGGGGGCTGAGGATGATGTGCCTTTTTGA
- the folE2 gene encoding GTP cyclohydrolase FolE2: METPVNTPRPPTVYPALAREYDADFKVDPQYKASLPDLQNGPASLIVGANVLIQHVGISNFRLPIRYQLKDGGEITLETSVTGTVSLEADRKGINMSRIMRSFYAHADKEFSLDVLQTALDDYKDDLDSMDARIQMRFSYPTRVDSLRSGLSGWQYYDVALELIEHQGERRRIMHVDYVYSSTCPCSLELSEHARESRGRLATPHSQRSVARISVEMKGSDRLWFEDMIELCRRAVPTETQVMVKREDEQAFAELNAANPIFVEDAVRSFAEQLIAEPRVGDFRVIASHQESLHSHDAVSMLVNGETFAQDSLDPTTFASLQHRG; this comes from the coding sequence ATGGAGACGCCCGTGAACACGCCGCGCCCGCCGACGGTCTATCCGGCACTTGCCCGCGAATATGACGCCGACTTCAAGGTCGATCCGCAATACAAGGCCAGCCTGCCCGACCTTCAGAACGGACCGGCCAGCCTGATCGTGGGCGCAAATGTCCTGATCCAGCATGTCGGGATTTCCAATTTCCGCCTGCCGATCCGCTATCAGTTGAAGGACGGCGGAGAGATCACTCTGGAAACCAGCGTCACCGGCACCGTCAGCCTGGAGGCGGATCGCAAGGGCATCAACATGTCGCGCATCATGCGCAGTTTTTATGCCCATGCGGATAAGGAATTCAGCCTCGATGTGCTGCAGACGGCCCTTGATGATTACAAGGACGATCTGGACAGTATGGATGCGCGAATCCAGATGCGGTTTTCCTATCCGACGCGGGTGGATTCGCTGCGCTCTGGCCTGTCGGGCTGGCAATATTACGATGTCGCGCTTGAACTGATCGAACATCAGGGCGAGCGGCGGCGGATCATGCATGTGGATTACGTCTATTCCTCGACCTGCCCCTGCTCGCTGGAGCTTTCCGAACATGCCCGGGAAAGCCGGGGGCGGCTGGCAACACCGCATTCGCAGCGCTCGGTCGCGCGAATCTCTGTCGAGATGAAAGGAAGCGACCGGCTGTGGTTCGAGGATATGATCGAACTGTGCCGCCGTGCCGTGCCAACCGAAACGCAGGTTATGGTCAAGCGCGAGGATGAGCAGGCTTTCGCTGAACTGAACGCCGCCAACCCGATCTTTGTCGAAGATGCCGTGCGCAGTTTCGCCGAGCAATTGATTGCCGAGCCGCGCGTGGGCGATTTCCGCGTCATCGCCAGCCATCAGGAATCGCTGCATTCCCATGATGCGGTGTCGATGCTGGTCAATGGTGAGACCTTCGCGCAGGACAGTCTTGACCCGACGACCTTCGCCAGCCTTCAGCACCGGGGCTGA
- the metZ gene encoding O-succinylhomoserine sulfhydrylase has translation MDNRKLHKRSLAVHAGTRRSQYGEMAEAMFMTQGFAYDTAEQAEARFQQAGDDEFIYARYGNPTNRMFEDRIAALEGTEDAFATTSGMAAVNGALMAVCQSGSHVVAARALFGSNLYILDVLKRFGVEVTLVDGTDLDQWRSAIRPGTTAVFFESVSNPTLEVIDIAAVAQLAHAVGAVVMVDNVFATPVFSRAVEQGADVVIYSTTKHIDGAGRALGGVICGTKQFVREVAEPYLKHSGGAISPFNSWLMLTGLATIDLRVRAMADSAAVIAKALQGHARLSQVIYPGLNDHPQHDLAMSQMGSGGTMIALEIKGGQQAAFDTLNKLELILISNNLGDAKSIVTHPTTTTHQRLSEEDRLTLGITPGLVRLSVGLEHPDDLIADLTQALE, from the coding sequence ATGGACAATCGCAAACTGCACAAACGCAGCCTTGCCGTACACGCCGGCACCCGTCGCAGCCAATATGGCGAGATGGCCGAGGCGATGTTCATGACCCAGGGCTTTGCCTATGACACCGCCGAACAGGCCGAGGCGCGGTTCCAGCAGGCAGGCGATGACGAGTTCATCTATGCCCGCTATGGCAACCCGACAAACCGCATGTTTGAGGACCGGATTGCGGCACTGGAAGGCACGGAGGACGCTTTTGCGACCACCTCTGGCATGGCGGCGGTGAATGGGGCGCTGATGGCGGTCTGCCAGTCGGGCAGTCATGTCGTGGCGGCGCGCGCACTGTTCGGATCGAACCTGTATATTCTTGATGTGCTGAAGCGTTTCGGCGTCGAGGTCACGCTGGTTGACGGCACCGATCTGGATCAGTGGCGCAGCGCGATCCGACCCGGCACGACTGCCGTTTTCTTCGAGTCGGTGTCGAACCCGACGCTGGAGGTGATCGACATCGCCGCTGTGGCGCAACTGGCCCATGCGGTCGGCGCGGTGGTGATGGTTGATAACGTCTTTGCCACGCCGGTCTTTTCCCGTGCCGTGGAACAGGGCGCGGATGTGGTGATCTATTCCACCACCAAGCATATAGATGGTGCGGGCCGTGCGCTTGGCGGTGTAATTTGCGGCACAAAGCAGTTCGTCCGCGAGGTCGCGGAACCCTATCTGAAGCATTCCGGCGGCGCGATCAGCCCGTTCAACTCCTGGCTGATGCTGACCGGACTTGCGACGATTGATCTACGTGTGCGGGCGATGGCTGACAGCGCGGCAGTCATTGCCAAAGCATTGCAGGGCCATGCACGGCTGTCACAGGTCATCTATCCCGGCCTGAACGATCACCCGCAGCACGATCTGGCCATGTCGCAGATGGGATCGGGCGGCACGATGATCGCGCTTGAGATCAAAGGCGGCCAGCAGGCGGCGTTCGACACGCTTAACAAGCTTGAACTTATCCTGATTTCCAACAATCTGGGCGACGCCAAATCCATCGTGACCCATCCGACCACGACGACGCATCAGCGCCTGAGCGAAGAGGACCGGCTGACCCTTGGCATCACGCCGGGTTTGGTGCGCCTGTCCGTTGGTCTGGAACATCCCGACGACCTGATCGCGGATCTGACACAGGCACTGGAATAG
- a CDS encoding alpha/beta fold hydrolase, giving the protein MAILPINAGRPHAPGLLPLAARLESDAPIIVMIHGYRYCPFRPEHDPHRHILGLDPHLPGARRLRSWPRALGFTADGDEGLGIAFGWSARGSLASAYRKAGHVGAELGRLIAEISQRAGRPVHLIGHSLGARVALQAVAATQPGSVGRLILMSAAELQPEAETAMDSPAGHKAEVINVTSRENDPFDLGLELLVARARSRALGLGLSAPRRNWLDLQIDGAEMRAGLAALGFDIGDEASRACHWSPYLREGLFDFYRVALAQPWALPLPLLRAHLPTGQSRRWSRLLQPPKRLQSFSFSNA; this is encoded by the coding sequence ATGGCGATTTTACCGATCAATGCCGGACGGCCCCATGCGCCGGGCTTGCTGCCTTTGGCGGCACGGCTTGAATCAGACGCGCCGATCATCGTCATGATCCACGGATATCGTTACTGCCCCTTTCGCCCGGAACACGATCCGCACCGGCATATCCTTGGCCTTGACCCGCACCTGCCAGGCGCGCGCCGTCTACGGTCATGGCCGCGTGCTCTGGGCTTCACCGCCGATGGGGACGAGGGGCTGGGAATTGCCTTTGGCTGGTCGGCCCGCGGTTCGCTGGCATCGGCCTATCGCAAGGCAGGACATGTCGGCGCGGAACTGGGGCGGCTGATCGCCGAAATTTCGCAAAGAGCAGGGCGTCCGGTGCACCTGATCGGCCACTCCCTTGGTGCGCGTGTGGCCTTGCAGGCTGTTGCTGCCACTCAACCGGGCAGCGTCGGTCGCCTGATCCTGATGTCGGCGGCCGAATTGCAGCCAGAGGCAGAGACCGCGATGGACAGTCCCGCTGGCCACAAGGCAGAGGTGATAAATGTCACTTCGCGCGAAAACGATCCCTTCGATCTCGGTCTGGAGTTGCTGGTTGCCCGCGCCCGCAGCCGGGCGCTTGGTCTGGGCCTGTCCGCGCCGCGCCGGAACTGGCTGGACCTACAGATCGACGGGGCAGAGATGCGGGCAGGGCTGGCGGCACTGGGCTTTGACATCGGCGATGAAGCGTCCCGCGCCTGCCACTGGTCACCCTATCTGCGCGAGGGGCTGTTCGATTTCTACCGCGTCGCACTGGCGCAGCCGTGGGCGCTGCCGCTTCCCTTGCTGCGCGCGCATCTGCCAACCGGACAAAGCCGCCGCTGGTCAAGGTTGCTTCAGCCGCCGAAACGGCTTCAGTCCTTTTCCTTCTCCAACGCGTAA
- a CDS encoding inner membrane-spanning protein YciB: MKQPAPWVKPALEYGPLALFFVVFMFMRNRTVMLGGTEYGGFVVATMIFVPVLALTTFLLWRLTGKLSAMQLLTLVLVVLFGGLTIWLNDERFLKMKVTIIYAIFAGLLGLGLLLRKNWLELVMGEALPMQHEGWMKLTLRMVLLFAFMAVANEFVWRTMSDTAWVNFKTFGLPVIMFAFFMANAGLFNRYALEKEKD, translated from the coding sequence ATGAAGCAGCCAGCACCCTGGGTGAAACCAGCATTGGAATATGGCCCGCTCGCCCTATTCTTCGTCGTGTTCATGTTCATGCGCAACCGTACAGTCATGCTTGGCGGCACCGAATATGGCGGTTTCGTGGTCGCCACGATGATATTCGTGCCGGTTCTGGCGCTGACGACATTCCTTCTGTGGCGGCTGACCGGCAAGCTGTCGGCGATGCAATTGCTGACGCTGGTTCTGGTGGTGCTGTTCGGCGGGCTGACGATCTGGCTGAATGACGAGCGTTTCCTGAAGATGAAGGTGACGATCATCTATGCGATTTTCGCGGGGCTTCTGGGGCTGGGGCTGCTTCTGCGCAAGAATTGGCTGGAACTGGTCATGGGCGAGGCCCTGCCGATGCAGCACGAGGGCTGGATGAAGCTGACCCTGCGGATGGTGCTGCTGTTTGCATTCATGGCGGTTGCCAATGAGTTCGTCTGGCGCACGATGTCCGATACAGCCTGGGTAAACTTCAAAACCTTCGGGCTGCCGGTCATCATGTTCGCCTTTTTCATGGCGAATGCCGGGCTGTTCAACCGTTACGCGTTGGAGAAGGAAAAGGACTGA